The following proteins are encoded in a genomic region of Dyadobacter sp. UC 10:
- a CDS encoding sigma-54-dependent Fis family transcriptional regulator, translating into MLGNEQLAEKERINEALLELSNRMVKVRNRKDLLHVINSGLRKVINFTACVMTILDDAHQTYNAFLTDPDSRSRDYDAYNEAISTPYPVTDGIYDVAASSDGPVLFDLRDFDIEHAPVWFKLHYAAGAREMMIKALPGEDARRHSLILFSDETGTFDDCAVHIIERISSQLSTAASNITANEDILNRESEKSFLLNFSQNIAAVRTKEDLEAAISEALQHLLSTRLAMIRIIEDDGKTLTPYLWDISLFANVMDLFDQLTNRTATVDEYFFAQVLASSEPIVIDIEAEERKGNSPAYITFWKRLGLKNVYASALRVGRQNVGTMFFLSDELNLNVLKGLCAQISIAISNILANEKILAYKQLLELENDQLKEQIRTIYNFSEIVGSGPEMQDVYHLMSLVADSASTVLLLGETGTGKELIARAIHNASPRKSKLMIKVNCAALPANLIESELFGHERGAFTGAVERRIGKFELAHQNTLFLDEIGEMPLEAQVKLLRVLQEKELERIGGKTTIKVDVRIIAATNRNLEEEVRAGRFRSDLYYRLNVFPIVLPPLRNRPDDIIPLANFFVDRYSKNSGRKVSGFAPKVIREMQAYSWPGNVRELEHLIERSVLLNDDTVILEMHLPRQQPQEKAQPLLPTQTLSEVERAYIIEVLRQFQGKISGLDGAAEFLDIPATTLHSKIKKLKISKADYF; encoded by the coding sequence ATGCTTGGAAACGAACAACTCGCCGAGAAGGAGCGGATCAATGAAGCCCTGCTTGAACTGAGCAACAGAATGGTGAAAGTCCGCAACAGGAAAGACCTGTTGCACGTCATCAATTCTGGCTTACGAAAGGTCATCAACTTCACCGCTTGCGTTATGACGATCCTCGACGACGCGCACCAGACATATAATGCTTTTCTGACGGACCCCGACTCCCGATCCAGGGATTACGATGCGTATAATGAAGCAATCAGCACACCCTACCCCGTAACGGACGGAATCTACGACGTCGCCGCGTCATCCGACGGGCCGGTTTTGTTCGATCTGCGCGATTTTGACATTGAACATGCGCCGGTCTGGTTCAAGCTGCATTACGCTGCCGGCGCGCGGGAGATGATGATCAAAGCACTTCCCGGAGAAGATGCCCGCAGGCACAGCCTCATTCTCTTTTCCGACGAAACGGGTACGTTCGATGATTGTGCGGTGCATATTATCGAGCGCATTTCCAGTCAATTGTCCACAGCTGCCAGCAACATTACTGCCAATGAAGATATTCTGAACCGGGAAAGCGAAAAGTCATTTCTGTTGAATTTTAGTCAGAATATCGCCGCCGTGCGAACAAAAGAGGACCTTGAAGCGGCCATTTCCGAAGCTTTGCAACATTTGCTGAGTACCCGCCTCGCGATGATCCGTATTATCGAGGACGACGGCAAGACCCTGACCCCGTATTTGTGGGACATCTCGCTGTTTGCTAATGTAATGGACCTGTTCGATCAGCTTACGAACCGTACCGCCACGGTGGACGAGTATTTCTTTGCACAGGTACTCGCAAGCAGTGAGCCCATTGTTATCGATATCGAGGCGGAGGAACGTAAAGGCAACAGTCCGGCTTATATCACATTCTGGAAACGACTCGGTTTAAAAAATGTATATGCATCGGCTCTGCGGGTGGGCCGGCAAAACGTCGGGACGATGTTTTTCCTTTCCGACGAGCTTAACCTGAATGTGCTCAAAGGCCTTTGCGCGCAAATTTCCATTGCCATTTCTAATATCCTGGCCAACGAAAAAATATTGGCTTATAAACAGCTGCTCGAACTCGAAAATGACCAGCTGAAAGAACAGATCCGGACGATCTACAACTTCTCGGAGATCGTAGGAAGCGGTCCCGAAATGCAGGATGTGTACCACTTAATGTCCCTCGTCGCGGATTCGGCCTCGACGGTGCTCCTCCTCGGGGAGACGGGCACCGGCAAGGAGCTCATCGCGCGCGCCATTCACAATGCCTCGCCTCGCAAAAGCAAGTTGATGATCAAAGTCAACTGCGCTGCATTGCCGGCTAATCTTATTGAAAGTGAACTATTTGGACATGAAAGAGGCGCTTTCACCGGCGCGGTAGAGCGGCGCATCGGCAAGTTCGAGCTCGCGCACCAGAACACATTATTCCTTGACGAGATAGGTGAAATGCCTTTGGAGGCACAGGTAAAGCTTCTGCGCGTTTTGCAGGAAAAAGAACTGGAACGGATTGGCGGGAAAACGACAATCAAGGTAGATGTGCGCATTATAGCTGCCACCAACCGCAACCTGGAAGAGGAAGTGAGGGCTGGCCGATTCCGCTCCGATCTCTATTACCGTCTCAATGTATTCCCCATCGTGCTCCCTCCTCTTCGTAACCGGCCCGACGACATCATTCCGCTGGCAAATTTCTTTGTGGACCGGTATAGTAAGAATTCCGGCCGAAAGGTTTCAGGCTTCGCGCCCAAAGTCATTCGGGAAATGCAGGCATACTCCTGGCCTGGCAACGTCCGGGAGCTGGAACACCTCATCGAACGCAGCGTGCTGCTCAACGACGATACCGTGATCCTTGAAATGCATTTGCCCCGACAACAGCCGCAGGAAAAGGCACAGCCATTACTGCCAACCCAGACGCTTTCGGAGGTAGAGCGTGCTTATATCATTGAGGTACTAAGACAATTTCAGGGCAAAATTTCAGGCCTCGACGGCGCCGCAGAATTTCTTGATATTCCGGCAACGACGCTACATTCCAAAATCAAAAAACTAAAAATCAGTAAAGCAGATTACTTCTGA
- a CDS encoding YciI family protein: MEFVLVFRRDHQSTSPQLEEEDLLMYRKHWQDWYLSLAARRRLARPVQRLAPQGVTVSREEKVESSVTVEGLIFIEAGNYAEAVEIARDCPILLLGGLVEVLRGN; this comes from the coding sequence ATGGAGTTCGTACTGGTTTTTAGGAGAGATCATCAAAGCACTTCCCCGCAGCTGGAAGAGGAGGATCTGCTCATGTACCGCAAGCATTGGCAGGATTGGTACCTGAGCCTTGCCGCCCGCCGGCGACTGGCAAGGCCCGTTCAACGATTGGCCCCCCAGGGTGTTACGGTCAGCAGGGAAGAAAAGGTCGAAAGTAGTGTCACGGTAGAAGGACTGATCTTCATTGAGGCCGGCAATTATGCCGAGGCGGTGGAAATTGCCAGGGATTGCCCCATTTTGCTGCTCGGCGGATTAGTAGAGGTCTTGCGAGGCAATTAA
- a CDS encoding pirin family protein, whose translation MKHLEVSKVFQTVNTGDRQFAARKVRSIHFNGLLDPLIGFDHFELTTDVFGPHPHAGMSAVSYLFEDSGHYHNLDSSGTDIVITPGSLMWTWAGRGIVHTEFPMPEGARVHGMQVFVNAAASRKQELPQALFIDSRDIPVVSREGATVKVVTGSTQAAGNAAETPDRLTFLDIVIEAGQSFRHELPTGWTATIYIVSGEAVFANGHKTWTITEGQVLAAGRSDRQETLLLTAVSDARIILLSGKPLGEPIFSAGAMAMGSEEELGKAISDFEEGRMGFIRIEGDTRTIVLAT comes from the coding sequence ATGAAGCATTTAGAGGTATCCAAAGTATTTCAAACCGTCAATACGGGCGACCGGCAGTTTGCTGCCAGGAAAGTACGCTCGATCCATTTCAACGGACTTCTGGATCCATTGATCGGCTTCGACCATTTCGAGTTGACGACCGATGTTTTCGGCCCGCATCCCCATGCAGGCATGTCGGCAGTGAGCTATCTTTTTGAAGATTCCGGACATTACCACAATCTCGATTCGTCCGGGACCGACATCGTGATCACTCCCGGCAGCCTGATGTGGACCTGGGCGGGGCGGGGCATTGTGCACACGGAATTTCCGATGCCCGAAGGTGCCCGCGTGCATGGTATGCAGGTGTTCGTCAACGCTGCAGCGAGCCGGAAACAGGAGCTTCCGCAGGCGTTGTTTATCGACAGCCGCGACATCCCTGTAGTGAGCCGGGAAGGGGCTACTGTAAAAGTCGTTACAGGAAGTACTCAGGCCGCCGGCAACGCTGCCGAAACGCCCGACCGGCTTACATTCCTCGACATAGTCATTGAAGCCGGGCAGTCGTTCCGGCACGAACTGCCGACAGGGTGGACGGCGACCATTTACATCGTGTCCGGAGAGGCAGTTTTCGCCAACGGCCACAAAACCTGGACCATCACGGAGGGCCAGGTACTGGCTGCGGGACGCTCCGACCGGCAGGAAACCCTTCTGCTAACCGCCGTTTCAGACGCCCGTATCATTCTGTTAAGCGGCAAGCCTCTCGGCGAGCCGATCTTCTCCGCTGGTGCAATGGCCATGGGTTCAGAGGAGGAGCTTGGCAAGGCTATTTCAGATTTTGAAGAAGGCCGGATGGGGTTTATCCGGATTGAAGGGGACACCAGAACAATTGTTTTAGCCACCTAA
- a CDS encoding SDR family oxidoreductase produces MKIVVIGGSGLIGSKVVNNLTNLGHEVIAGSPATGINTITGEGLAEALKGADIVIDVANSPSFEDQAVLDFFTTSGTNLLAAEKEADVKHHIALSVVGTQLLSESGYFRGKIAQEKLIRESGMPYTIVHSTQFFEFLGGIAQSATQGQIVRLSAAYVQPISSDDVASAVTEVALGTPHNGVTEIAGPERFRLAELVQKFLNLKGDTRSVVTDSQARYYGALLSDVVLLPAGDARVGSVNFADWFKATNV; encoded by the coding sequence ATGAAAATCGTTGTAATCGGCGGGAGCGGCCTTATTGGTTCCAAAGTCGTCAATAACCTTACCAACCTGGGGCACGAGGTGATCGCAGGCTCACCGGCAACAGGCATTAATACCATCACGGGCGAGGGCCTTGCAGAAGCTTTGAAGGGTGCCGACATTGTGATCGACGTAGCCAATTCGCCTTCTTTCGAAGACCAGGCGGTGCTCGATTTCTTCACCACTTCGGGCACTAACCTGCTGGCAGCAGAAAAGGAAGCAGACGTGAAACATCACATTGCATTGTCGGTGGTAGGTACGCAGCTGTTATCGGAAAGCGGCTACTTCCGGGGCAAAATTGCGCAGGAAAAACTTATTCGCGAATCGGGCATGCCTTACACGATCGTCCATTCTACACAGTTTTTCGAGTTTTTGGGAGGCATCGCCCAGTCGGCTACGCAGGGACAGATCGTACGGCTTTCGGCGGCTTATGTCCAACCCATTTCGTCTGACGACGTCGCCTCGGCTGTGACGGAAGTGGCGCTCGGTACGCCGCATAACGGTGTGACAGAGATAGCCGGACCGGAACGTTTCCGGCTTGCTGAGCTGGTCCAGAAATTCCTCAACCTCAAAGGAGATACCCGCTCGGTGGTCACCGACAGCCAGGCCCGCTATTATGGCGCACTGCTTTCGGACGTGGTCCTATTGCCTGCGGGTGATGCGCGCGTCGGATCCGTGAATTTCGCGGATTGGTTTAAAGCGACCAACGTATAA
- a CDS encoding sigma-54-dependent Fis family transcriptional regulator — MKENIENGHDLQAVQTKDPETKEFLEKQRKILLDLSDDITQIRDKNDLIVLFSSRIKNLFYFKHTIVTLINPERTSYRPFLLDPKSSPIQTHPVYATLVDSDFPLSGPFIEGVLDAGKPVLYQMENVMDLSGSPTFLRVNYEGGIREILMTPLKSKNEIMGFLHMYTDRPGSITEEFISIIEGIAPQISSAVTNIIKNDEIREKEWINEILLECSIGLAAVRNRQEMADAVRTTLVRFNLMRGFGIRRINPDQETMTTYVHDLGINDISTDDMTELTQSRFPVFDGLQNRVLDSSIPLQVNIDAEISRGVTSRYLFIWQAMGLKTMVGIPLRNGDVELGILWLGIEQANLSLLQAIGSQISVAMSNVLAAEEIIEREREKTFLLGFSNEVARVRTKEDLKNAVFKVLSRVLNVKLAMINLIADDNFTLVPFMYDRTLFENAPEHFDGLVEASNSIHGPLPARVLASEDHLILKVAEELEACPDNPFVQLWAKTGLKYMFAAPLRSAQADLGTLWLLTDSLKSELLQGICSQISTAIANIQANEKILAYKRMLEMENSQLKEQIKRTYNFSEIVGSGPEMQQVYDLISMVSESNSTVLITGETGTGKELIARAIHSTSPRKDKLMIKINCAALPANLIESELFGHEKGAFTGALERRIGKFELADNSTLFLDEIGEMPLEAQVKLLRVLQEKELERIGGKTTIKVNVRIIAATNRNLDEEVKAGRFRSDLYYRLNVFPIHLPPLRSRRDDIEPLANLFVDRYSRATGRKVRKISPKVLHELASYPWPGNVRELEHLIERSVLLSTDSMIREVYLPNKNVEAKSVSMAGTLEDVERVHIIETIKRCGGKLAGRGGAAEYLGMPATTLHSKIKKLGITKRQYLAE; from the coding sequence ATGAAAGAAAATATCGAAAACGGCCACGACTTGCAGGCAGTGCAGACCAAGGATCCGGAAACAAAGGAATTTCTGGAAAAGCAGCGGAAAATTCTCCTGGACCTGAGCGACGACATCACGCAGATCCGCGACAAGAATGACCTCATCGTCCTGTTTTCCTCCCGCATCAAAAACCTTTTCTATTTCAAACACACGATAGTAACGCTGATCAACCCGGAACGGACGTCGTACCGCCCTTTTTTACTTGATCCAAAGTCGTCCCCCATTCAGACGCACCCGGTCTACGCCACGCTGGTCGATTCCGATTTCCCCCTCAGCGGCCCGTTCATCGAAGGGGTACTTGATGCGGGTAAACCGGTTTTGTATCAGATGGAAAACGTAATGGACTTGTCGGGCAGTCCCACATTCCTGCGGGTAAATTATGAGGGAGGCATTCGTGAAATCCTGATGACGCCTTTAAAAAGCAAAAATGAAATAATGGGCTTTCTGCACATGTACACGGATCGCCCCGGCAGTATTACGGAAGAATTCATCAGCATTATTGAAGGCATCGCACCGCAAATTTCCAGCGCGGTTACCAACATTATCAAGAACGACGAGATCAGGGAAAAGGAGTGGATCAATGAAATCCTGCTCGAATGCAGCATTGGCCTTGCGGCGGTCCGTAACCGTCAGGAAATGGCCGATGCGGTGCGGACTACGCTGGTCCGGTTCAACCTCATGCGCGGATTCGGCATCCGGCGGATCAACCCCGACCAGGAAACAATGACAACTTACGTGCATGACCTGGGGATCAACGACATTTCCACTGACGACATGACGGAACTCACGCAAAGCCGGTTCCCTGTTTTCGACGGCTTACAAAACCGCGTGCTCGACAGTAGCATACCATTGCAGGTCAACATCGACGCTGAGATCAGCAGAGGCGTTACGAGCCGGTACCTTTTCATCTGGCAGGCCATGGGGCTGAAAACGATGGTGGGTATCCCGCTGCGGAACGGGGACGTAGAGCTCGGTATACTTTGGCTCGGCATCGAGCAGGCTAATCTCTCACTTTTGCAGGCAATCGGCTCTCAGATTTCCGTGGCGATGTCGAATGTACTGGCGGCGGAGGAAATTATCGAGCGCGAACGGGAAAAAACCTTCCTGCTCGGTTTCAGCAACGAAGTAGCACGCGTCCGCACGAAGGAAGACTTGAAGAATGCGGTTTTCAAAGTGCTGAGTCGCGTCCTGAATGTCAAGCTCGCGATGATCAATCTCATCGCGGATGATAATTTTACATTAGTGCCTTTCATGTATGACCGGACGCTTTTCGAAAACGCACCCGAACATTTCGACGGGCTTGTGGAAGCTTCCAATAGCATTCATGGACCGCTTCCGGCAAGGGTACTGGCGTCCGAAGACCATTTGATCCTGAAAGTAGCAGAAGAACTGGAAGCCTGTCCCGACAATCCGTTCGTGCAGCTCTGGGCAAAGACGGGGCTCAAATATATGTTTGCGGCGCCGCTGCGAAGCGCCCAGGCCGACCTCGGCACGCTCTGGCTGCTCACCGACAGCCTGAAAAGCGAGCTGCTTCAGGGTATCTGCTCGCAGATCTCGACGGCAATTGCCAACATTCAGGCCAATGAAAAGATCCTGGCTTACAAAAGGATGCTTGAAATGGAGAACAGTCAGCTGAAAGAGCAGATCAAACGGACGTACAATTTTAGCGAGATCGTAGGCAGCGGGCCGGAAATGCAGCAGGTGTACGATCTGATCAGCATGGTTTCGGAATCGAACTCAACCGTACTCATTACCGGCGAGACTGGTACCGGCAAGGAGCTGATCGCCAGGGCAATCCATAGTACATCGCCGCGAAAGGACAAATTGATGATCAAGATCAACTGCGCCGCATTACCAGCCAATCTGATTGAAAGTGAGTTGTTTGGGCACGAAAAGGGTGCGTTTACCGGCGCCCTGGAACGCCGCATCGGTAAATTTGAACTAGCCGATAACAGCACGCTTTTTCTCGACGAAATCGGTGAAATGCCGCTCGAAGCGCAGGTGAAGCTTCTACGCGTTTTGCAGGAAAAAGAACTGGAAAGAATCGGCGGAAAAACGACCATTAAAGTGAATGTCCGGATCATTGCTGCTACCAACCGAAATCTGGACGAAGAAGTAAAAGCCGGGCGGTTCCGCTCCGACCTTTATTACCGCCTTAACGTATTCCCCATCCACCTGCCACCGCTTCGCAGTCGCCGCGACGACATTGAACCGCTCGCGAATTTGTTTGTAGACCGTTACAGCAGGGCCACTGGCAGAAAGGTCAGAAAAATTTCACCCAAAGTATTACATGAGCTAGCCAGCTACCCGTGGCCCGGGAATGTACGCGAGCTCGAACACCTGATAGAAAGGAGCGTGCTGCTCTCGACGGATTCCATGATACGGGAAGTTTACCTGCCCAATAAAAATGTAGAAGCAAAGTCCGTTTCCATGGCCGGTACGCTCGAAGACGTGGAACGAGTTCACATTATCGAGACCATTAAACGGTGCGGTGGAAAGCTGGCGGGCCGCGGCGGGGCTGCTGAATATCTCGGGATGCCGGCCACAACCCTGCATTCGAAAATCAAGAAACTGGGCATTACCAAACGCCAGTACCTGGCAGAATGA
- a CDS encoding DUF488 domain-containing protein: MTVFIKRIYEPQTAQDGYRVLIDRLWPRGIKKQDARIDEWLKEVAPSTELRKWFNHEPEKWKAFTKRYAEELRASSAYQSLQSLIEQHGRVTLVYAARDEQFNHAAALQRILRTDS; encoded by the coding sequence ATGACCGTTTTCATTAAGCGAATATATGAGCCACAGACAGCTCAGGACGGATATCGGGTCCTGATAGATCGGTTATGGCCAAGAGGTATTAAAAAACAGGACGCCCGGATAGATGAGTGGCTGAAGGAGGTGGCGCCTTCCACCGAATTACGCAAGTGGTTCAATCACGAACCTGAAAAGTGGAAAGCTTTTACAAAAAGATATGCTGAGGAATTGCGAGCGTCGTCGGCTTATCAAAGTCTGCAATCGCTGATCGAACAACACGGACGTGTAACGCTGGTATATGCAGCACGAGATGAACAGTTCAACCATGCTGCAGCACTGCAGCGAATATTGCGGACTGATAGTTAA